A stretch of the Thalassotalea euphylliae genome encodes the following:
- a CDS encoding SGNH/GDSL hydrolase family protein — MYWSWFFKYTYTLISAPIWMIQGVCTKRSAIRLSEAQGERKFVVSQFHHQDKTAAIEKPIKVAVIGDSVAAGVGITSIKDALAGQLAAELNSRFDVAVKLAVLAKSGDKIADLHSAIRNEIAEVADYVVISIGVNDAKGFTSSRKWSQQLNELMTLIEHKYQPQQTLLLAIPPLECFPLLKKPLASILGFRSSRLNDATYKLQRLAPERFSIVNYQLIPDEKYFTADGFHPNETASLAIVKTIVNQYLINEKVR, encoded by the coding sequence ATGTATTGGTCTTGGTTTTTTAAGTATACCTATACGCTAATCAGTGCCCCAATTTGGATGATTCAGGGGGTATGTACTAAGCGCTCTGCTATTCGACTCTCGGAAGCACAAGGAGAGCGCAAATTTGTGGTTAGCCAGTTTCACCATCAAGATAAAACTGCAGCAATTGAAAAGCCAATTAAAGTAGCGGTTATTGGTGATTCGGTTGCTGCTGGTGTTGGGATAACATCAATTAAAGATGCCTTGGCAGGACAGCTGGCAGCTGAGCTTAATTCCAGATTCGATGTGGCGGTTAAATTAGCTGTGTTAGCAAAATCTGGCGATAAAATCGCTGATTTACATTCCGCTATACGCAATGAAATTGCAGAAGTTGCCGACTATGTAGTTATTTCCATTGGTGTTAATGATGCAAAAGGGTTTACATCAAGCCGAAAATGGTCACAACAGCTTAATGAATTGATGACGTTAATCGAGCACAAGTATCAACCTCAACAAACTTTATTACTCGCAATACCGCCGCTTGAATGTTTTCCTCTATTAAAAAAGCCACTTGCGAGTATCTTAGGCTTTCGCAGCAGCCGTCTTAATGATGCGACCTACAAACTCCAGCGGTTAGCTCCAGAGCGTTTTAGTATTGTGAACTATCAGCTAATTCCAGATGAAAAGTACTTTACGGCGGATGGTTTTCACCCAAACGAAACAGCTAGCCTAGCTATCGTAAAGACGATTGTAAACCAATATTTAATTAACGAAAAAGTTCGCTAA
- a CDS encoding cupin domain-containing protein, whose product MYTINWGDLTPELFLAEYWQKKPLLIKGGFQAFQDPISADELAGLAMEQELESRIIANDGSDSGEPTNWQVKHGPFVDFSEFGEENWTLLVQAVNNWSETTAQMLEPFKFLPSWRIDDVMVSFSTPGGGVGPHLDQYDVFITQGEGKRRWQVGLPDDSLAQLLPHEDLKQVSPFEPVIDAITEPGDILYIPPNHPHDGVSIDNSLNYSVGFQAPSGQDMISALADAVIDKQLAEHRFNDPARTVTNQPELLAAEDIKKLQQFMLTQTGDIDLFSDMIATFTTRSHHALEVLIPMEPFTDEAVKGYLADPEIFVRPVLGVKALINEQNGDLYINGDRISLTQQTRELGQLLAKNVALATKQLESFTHCLNNTQMLTKVLNMGYWYID is encoded by the coding sequence ATGTACACCATTAATTGGGGCGATTTAACCCCCGAACTATTTCTTGCCGAATATTGGCAAAAAAAGCCACTACTGATCAAAGGTGGTTTTCAAGCCTTCCAAGATCCAATTTCTGCCGATGAACTAGCCGGCCTTGCCATGGAGCAAGAGTTAGAGTCACGTATTATTGCCAATGATGGCTCTGATAGTGGTGAACCGACTAACTGGCAAGTTAAACACGGGCCATTCGTAGATTTTAGCGAGTTCGGTGAAGAAAACTGGACACTACTAGTGCAAGCGGTAAACAATTGGTCTGAAACTACAGCTCAAATGCTAGAACCATTCAAGTTTTTACCGAGCTGGCGCATCGACGATGTGATGGTCAGCTTTTCCACACCCGGCGGCGGCGTTGGTCCACATTTAGATCAATACGATGTCTTTATCACCCAAGGTGAAGGGAAAAGACGTTGGCAAGTGGGTTTACCTGACGATTCGTTAGCACAGTTATTACCTCATGAAGACTTAAAACAAGTCTCACCATTTGAGCCTGTGATTGATGCTATTACTGAACCTGGCGATATTTTATATATTCCGCCGAATCACCCACATGACGGTGTTTCCATTGATAATTCATTGAACTACTCCGTAGGCTTTCAGGCACCTAGTGGCCAAGATATGATTTCAGCGCTAGCGGATGCAGTCATTGATAAGCAATTAGCCGAACACCGTTTTAACGACCCGGCTCGCACTGTCACCAACCAGCCAGAGTTACTTGCCGCTGAAGATATTAAAAAACTGCAACAATTTATGTTAACGCAAACCGGTGATATCGATTTGTTTAGCGATATGATTGCCACCTTTACCACTCGTAGTCATCATGCGTTAGAAGTGCTGATTCCAATGGAGCCATTTACCGACGAAGCGGTTAAAGGTTATCTAGCAGATCCTGAAATTTTTGTTCGCCCTGTGTTAGGCGTAAAAGCGCTAATCAACGAACAAAACGGTGACTTGTACATTAATGGTGATCGGATTTCATTAACGCAGCAAACACGCGAATTAGGTCAGCTATTGGCAAAAAATGTCGCTTTGGCTACAAAACAGTTAGAAAGTTTCACACACTGTTTGAATAACACACAAATGTTAACTAAAGTGTTAAATATGGGGTACTGGTATATCGATTAA
- a CDS encoding GNAT family N-acetyltransferase translates to MLKTVRERVFICEHRIPKRVEFDRKDRKAIHMLVCDDISQEPVATGRILPSGQIGRIAVIKEHRKQKLDKLVLAGLLRVAKDLNLKQVFIHSPLDAVDYFVKHDFYPVGAVFMEAGLPKQQMACATMDAAVKKCYLSH, encoded by the coding sequence TTGTTAAAAACTGTTCGAGAGCGGGTTTTTATTTGTGAACACCGCATACCTAAGCGCGTCGAATTTGATCGTAAAGACCGAAAAGCAATTCATATGCTGGTGTGCGACGATATCAGCCAAGAGCCCGTCGCCACTGGTCGCATCCTTCCATCAGGCCAGATAGGCCGTATCGCTGTTATTAAAGAACATCGTAAACAAAAACTAGATAAGTTAGTGCTAGCGGGTTTATTGCGAGTTGCTAAAGATCTCAACCTCAAACAAGTATTTATTCATAGTCCGCTGGATGCGGTAGATTATTTTGTTAAACATGACTTCTATCCTGTTGGCGCTGTGTTTATGGAAGCAGGTTTGCCCAAACAGCAAATGGCCTGCGCGACAATGGATGCAGCAGTTAAAAAGTGCTACCTCAGTCACTAG
- a CDS encoding NUDIX hydrolase, which translates to MNDHGVTQFKPNTTVAAIVHHQGKFLLVEEWENGNTVFNQPAGHLETNENLVAAANRELQEETGLTGEPAYASGIYYFHRPELNLYFLRFCFVYELSNLALINSDKEDSKWPICQPQDSEIIACHWLRLEEIKAKANQLRSPMVLECIEDYLAGNKISLSMLKTNL; encoded by the coding sequence ATGAACGACCACGGTGTTACACAATTTAAGCCTAATACGACTGTTGCGGCCATCGTCCACCATCAAGGTAAGTTTCTCTTGGTAGAAGAATGGGAAAATGGCAACACTGTTTTTAATCAACCTGCCGGTCATTTAGAAACAAACGAAAATCTGGTGGCTGCAGCAAATAGAGAATTACAAGAAGAAACGGGGTTAACTGGTGAGCCTGCGTATGCTTCTGGCATTTACTACTTTCATCGCCCTGAGTTAAATCTTTATTTTTTACGCTTTTGTTTTGTCTATGAGTTAAGCAATTTAGCCCTAATTAATTCGGATAAAGAAGACAGTAAGTGGCCTATCTGCCAGCCACAGGATAGCGAAATCATCGCTTGTCATTGGCTAAGGTTAGAAGAAATTAAAGCCAAAGCAAACCAGCTGCGTAGCCCTATGGTACTTGAATGTATTGAAGACTATTTAGCTGGAAATAAGATATCGCTATCTATGCTAAAAACTAACCTATAA
- the hflD gene encoding high frequency lysogenization protein HflD yields MRDQTITFAAICQIASMVQKLARQGEIDEQQLGMMLSGITNTSPENTLAVYGGNLANIKPGLQVLVSHLGDQTKQKDPELTRYIVSLLNLERRLTKNRKQLGVLGERIDQAKRQSGHYDVDSNTLLNSFASIYSDIISPLGARIQVAGEPAILKQESNQHKIRALLLAGIRSAVLWRQVGGKRRNILFSRTKILAQAEQLLGEIY; encoded by the coding sequence ATGAGAGATCAAACTATCACTTTTGCTGCTATCTGCCAGATAGCCAGCATGGTACAAAAGCTTGCTCGTCAAGGGGAAATTGACGAGCAACAGCTTGGCATGATGCTAAGCGGTATTACCAATACCTCGCCTGAAAATACACTAGCGGTATATGGCGGTAACTTAGCCAACATAAAACCGGGGTTACAGGTATTAGTCAGCCATCTTGGCGATCAAACTAAACAAAAAGACCCAGAATTAACCCGCTATATTGTTAGCTTGTTAAACCTAGAGCGTCGTTTAACTAAAAACCGCAAACAACTTGGCGTATTGGGTGAGCGCATTGACCAAGCAAAGCGTCAAAGTGGTCACTACGACGTAGACAGCAATACCTTACTAAATAGCTTTGCCAGCATTTACAGCGATATTATTAGCCCGCTGGGTGCGCGCATTCAGGTAGCAGGTGAACCTGCTATATTAAAGCAGGAAAGCAATCAGCATAAAATCAGAGCATTACTGTTAGCTGGTATTCGTAGCGCTGTTTTATGGCGACAAGTAGGCGGTAAACGCCGTAATATTTTATTTTCACGTACGAAAATACTAGCGCAAGCAGAGCAATTATTAGGCGAAATTTACTAG
- a CDS encoding sterol desaturase family protein, with translation MPTPLEVLIDPVTIGQLIIYAVLITVEVLWPARQLARVRGWYIKTAGFFILYFYLATYLPLLWDPYLAHYQIVSLESVHPILSILLALFVFELLIYLWHRAMHKSRVLWRVFHQMHHSAERVDTFGAFYFSPLDMIGFTLVGSFALTIGVGLAPEAITWFLFITMFLVVFQHTNIKTPQWLGYFIQRPESHSVHHRRGVHAYNYSDLPIVDIIFGTFNNPRNFVEEVGFYKGASKRLGDMLMFRDIATEKLDSESVKTTLL, from the coding sequence ATGCCAACACCACTAGAAGTGTTAATTGACCCTGTAACTATAGGTCAACTCATTATTTATGCGGTGCTTATTACGGTAGAAGTGTTGTGGCCTGCTCGTCAGCTAGCTAGGGTTCGGGGCTGGTACATCAAAACCGCAGGATTTTTCATACTTTACTTTTATCTCGCAACTTATCTGCCCTTGTTGTGGGATCCCTATTTAGCTCATTATCAGATTGTTAGTTTGGAGTCAGTGCATCCGATTCTCTCAATTCTTCTTGCACTGTTTGTTTTTGAGCTTTTAATTTACCTTTGGCACAGAGCTATGCATAAGTCGCGAGTACTTTGGCGTGTGTTTCATCAAATGCATCACAGTGCAGAGCGCGTAGATACGTTTGGCGCGTTTTATTTTAGTCCATTAGACATGATAGGTTTCACTTTAGTGGGCAGTTTTGCGTTAACCATTGGCGTAGGGCTAGCACCTGAAGCAATCACTTGGTTTTTGTTTATCACAATGTTTTTGGTTGTTTTTCAACATACCAATATTAAAACGCCTCAGTGGCTAGGGTATTTTATTCAGCGGCCAGAGAGTCACTCTGTTCATCATCGTCGTGGCGTGCATGCTTACAACTATTCAGACTTACCGATAGTTGACATTATCTTTGGTACTTTCAACAACCCAAGAAACTTCGTTGAAGAAGTTGGCTTTTACAAAGGCGCTTCAAAAAGATTGGGGGATATGCTTATGTTTCGAGATATTGCGACCGAAAAGCTAGATTCAGAAAGCGTCAAAACCACCCTTCTATAA
- the mnmA gene encoding tRNA 2-thiouridine(34) synthase MnmA, with amino-acid sequence MSSIATSSLAIAPNTKAPQDTRVIVGMSGGVDSSVSAYLLQQQGYQVEGLFMKNWEEDDNDEYCAAEEDLKDAQAVCDKLGIKLHTINFATEYWDNVFEYFLAEYKAGRTPNPDIMCNKEIKFKAFLEFACEDLGADYIATGHYVQREYREDESGEGKWHMIRGLDNNKDQSYFLYTLSHKQVGQTLFPVGHIEKPEVRAIAEKADLITHNKKDSTGICFIGERKFKDFLQKFLPAQPGKIKSAEGEVIGEHDGLMYHTLGQRKGLRIGGMANAGDEPWYVVDKDLKRNVLIVGQGHNHPRLFSKGLIANQLHWVDRNEITAPFKCTVKTRYRQQDVVCTLTPLGNDEYEILFDEQQSSVTPGQSVVFYQDEVCLGGGIINTLIR; translated from the coding sequence ATGTCATCTATTGCAACTTCATCATTAGCCATTGCGCCAAATACAAAGGCGCCACAAGACACGCGCGTGATTGTTGGTATGTCTGGCGGAGTCGATTCATCTGTATCAGCCTACTTGCTTCAGCAGCAAGGCTATCAGGTTGAAGGCTTGTTTATGAAGAATTGGGAAGAAGACGACAACGACGAATACTGCGCCGCAGAAGAAGATCTAAAAGATGCACAAGCTGTGTGTGACAAACTTGGCATCAAGTTACACACCATCAACTTTGCCACTGAGTACTGGGACAACGTATTTGAATACTTCCTTGCTGAATACAAAGCAGGTCGTACCCCTAACCCAGACATCATGTGTAACAAAGAAATTAAGTTTAAAGCCTTTTTAGAATTTGCCTGTGAAGATTTAGGCGCTGATTACATTGCCACAGGTCACTACGTGCAGCGCGAATATCGCGAAGACGAGAGTGGTGAAGGTAAATGGCATATGATCCGAGGTTTAGACAACAACAAAGATCAAAGCTACTTCTTATACACATTAAGCCATAAGCAAGTAGGCCAAACGCTATTCCCAGTGGGTCATATTGAAAAGCCTGAAGTACGCGCTATCGCAGAAAAGGCTGATTTGATTACTCACAACAAGAAAGACAGTACGGGTATCTGTTTTATTGGCGAGCGAAAATTTAAAGATTTCTTGCAAAAATTCTTACCTGCTCAGCCAGGCAAAATTAAATCTGCCGAAGGTGAAGTGATTGGCGAACACGATGGTTTAATGTACCACACGTTAGGTCAACGCAAAGGCTTACGCATTGGCGGTATGGCCAATGCCGGTGACGAGCCTTGGTATGTGGTAGACAAAGATTTAAAACGCAACGTACTGATTGTGGGTCAAGGCCACAATCACCCTCGCCTGTTTTCAAAAGGCCTTATTGCGAATCAATTACATTGGGTAGATCGCAATGAGATCACAGCACCATTTAAATGCACAGTCAAAACCCGTTATCGCCAGCAGGATGTTGTTTGTACATTAACACCGCTTGGAAATGACGAGTATGAAATTCTATTCGATGAGCAACAAAGCTCAGTAACACCAGGCCAGTCAGTCGTTTTTTACCAAGACGAAGTGTGCTTAGGTGGCGGCATCATTAATACACTAATTCGATAA
- a CDS encoding LysE family translocator — translation MGLFEGLLLITTIHLLAAASPGPDFVLVSQQTLAHGKKTGLLCSLGIALGLAVHIIYSSLGLAAIIANSETILWGIKLLGGSYLIYLGIQGLKAKQTNVIDAIPLSAEVSPQLSNSKTLAKGFLCNALNPKAPIYFVALFTMVLSPDMPLYQLAIYGAWMMILQFAWFATVVILLSRPRVNKQFQQFGHWLDRVLGGAMLLMGIKVITSKIN, via the coding sequence ATGGGTTTATTTGAGGGCTTGTTGCTAATTACCACGATTCATTTATTGGCTGCGGCATCTCCAGGGCCAGATTTTGTCTTGGTATCACAGCAAACATTAGCGCATGGTAAAAAAACTGGTCTACTTTGCAGCTTAGGCATTGCATTGGGCTTGGCAGTTCACATTATTTATTCTTCACTTGGCTTAGCGGCAATCATTGCTAATTCTGAAACGATTTTGTGGGGCATTAAACTGCTCGGCGGTAGCTATTTAATTTATTTGGGTATTCAGGGGCTAAAGGCTAAACAAACCAATGTAATAGATGCTATTCCATTAAGTGCGGAAGTTTCTCCTCAGTTATCTAATAGTAAAACCCTTGCTAAAGGTTTTTTATGTAATGCGTTAAACCCAAAAGCGCCAATTTACTTTGTTGCCTTGTTTACTATGGTGTTATCGCCTGACATGCCCTTGTATCAATTAGCGATTTACGGTGCTTGGATGATGATTTTGCAATTTGCCTGGTTTGCCACGGTTGTAATCTTGCTTAGCCGCCCAAGAGTGAATAAACAGTTTCAACAATTTGGTCACTGGTTAGACAGAGTATTAGGTGGTGCTATGTTGCTGATGGGCATCAAAGTTATTACCAGCAAAATTAATTAA
- the purB gene encoding adenylosuccinate lyase produces MELSALTAISPVDGRYGSKTKALRPIFSEFGLIKYRVTVEVRWLQKLAATADITEVPAFSDEANAVLDAIVANFSEEDALRVKTIEATTNHDVKAVEYFLKEKIADNAELNAVTEFIHFACTSEDINNLSHALMLKECREQVLLPVVDEILAAVKALAVEYKTIPMMARTHGQPASPTTMGKEMANVYIRLKRQREQIAQVELLGKINGAVGNYNAHLSAYPNLDWHNFSNEFVTSLGVTWNAFTTQIEPHDYIAELFDAVARFNTILIDFDRDIWAYIALGHFKQKTVAGEIGSSTMPHKVNPIDFENSEGNLGIANALFAHLAQKLPVSRWQRDLTDSTVLRNLGVGFGHALIAYAATLKGISKLEVNEKSLADELDQNWELLAEPIQTVMRRYGIEKPYEKLKELTRGKRVNAEVMREFVANLDMPEAAKAELAELTPATYIGRAVAFIDEL; encoded by the coding sequence ATGGAACTTTCAGCATTAACAGCAATTTCACCGGTTGATGGTCGTTACGGCAGCAAAACCAAAGCCTTACGCCCTATTTTCAGTGAATTTGGCCTAATCAAATACCGCGTTACCGTCGAAGTACGTTGGTTACAAAAGTTAGCAGCCACTGCTGACATCACCGAAGTTCCTGCATTTTCCGACGAAGCAAATGCAGTGCTTGACGCCATCGTTGCCAACTTCAGCGAAGAAGATGCGCTGCGCGTTAAAACCATTGAAGCAACCACCAACCACGATGTAAAAGCGGTTGAGTACTTCTTAAAAGAAAAAATTGCTGACAATGCAGAGCTAAACGCGGTAACAGAGTTTATTCACTTTGCTTGTACCTCAGAAGACATCAACAATTTATCACACGCATTAATGCTAAAAGAATGTCGTGAACAAGTGTTATTACCTGTTGTTGATGAAATCTTAGCAGCGGTTAAAGCCTTAGCAGTAGAATACAAAACCATTCCTATGATGGCACGCACGCATGGTCAACCTGCGTCACCTACCACCATGGGTAAAGAAATGGCGAATGTTTACATTCGTTTAAAACGCCAACGCGAGCAAATTGCTCAAGTTGAATTGTTAGGTAAAATCAACGGTGCTGTCGGTAACTACAACGCTCACCTTTCTGCCTACCCTAACCTTGACTGGCATAACTTCTCAAATGAATTTGTCACTTCATTAGGCGTTACGTGGAATGCATTCACTACCCAAATTGAGCCGCACGATTACATTGCTGAGCTATTTGATGCAGTAGCACGATTTAACACAATTTTGATCGACTTCGATCGCGACATTTGGGCCTACATTGCACTGGGTCACTTCAAGCAAAAAACCGTTGCGGGTGAAATTGGTTCATCAACTATGCCGCACAAAGTTAACCCAATCGATTTTGAAAACTCAGAAGGTAACTTAGGCATTGCTAACGCTTTATTTGCTCACCTTGCACAAAAGCTTCCAGTTTCGCGCTGGCAACGTGACTTAACGGACTCTACTGTACTTCGTAACTTAGGTGTTGGTTTTGGTCATGCTCTAATTGCATACGCAGCGACACTAAAAGGCATCAGCAAGTTAGAAGTGAATGAAAAATCACTGGCTGATGAACTAGATCAAAACTGGGAACTTTTAGCTGAGCCAATTCAAACGGTAATGCGTCGTTACGGTATTGAAAAGCCTTATGAAAAACTAAAAGAGTTAACTCGTGGTAAGCGCGTAAACGCTGAAGTAATGCGCGAATTCGTTGCAAACTTAGATATGCCAGAAGCAGCCAAAGCGGAGCTTGCTGAGCTAACACCAGCAACTTATATTGGCCGCGCTGTTGCCTTTATTGACGAATTATAG
- a CDS encoding NADP-dependent isocitrate dehydrogenase: protein MSKDTSKIIYTITDEAPALATQSLLPIIKAYTASSGIDVETRDISLAGRVIANFPKYLTKEQRIGDALAELGELAKTPEANIIKLPNISASIPQLQATIKELQAKGYNLPDYPEEPQSEAEESIKLTYAKVLGSAVNPVLREGNSDRRAPGSVKQYAKNNPHSMGAWSSESKSHVAHMDAGDFYGSEKSTTINGATHANIEFVAENGDVTLLKEHIALEDKEVIDASVMNVKALVAFFEQEIEKAQKEDVLFSLHMKATMMKVSDPIIFGHCVKVYYKSVFEKHAAVFDQLGVDANNGIGDVYAKIGRLPAEKQAEIEADLQAVYETRPPMAMVDSDRGITNLHVPSDIIIDASMPAALRASGQMWGPDGKQKDTKFTIPDRNYAGVYQAVVDFCRENGAFDPTTMGTVPNVGLMAKKAEEYGSHDKTFTAAANGTIRVVDAAGKVLLEQAVEAGDIFRMCQAKDAPIQDWVKLAVNRSRLSGMPAVFWLDENRAHDAELIKKVNQYLPEHDTDGLDIRILAPVDACQFSLERMKKGEDTISVTGNVLRDYLTDLFPILELGTSAKMLSIVPLMNGGGLFETGAGGSAPKHVQQFEKENHLRWDSLGEFLALAASLEHLANFAGNAKAQVLADTLDAATAKFLQENKSPSRRVNELDNRGSHFYLATYWAEALAAQDKDAELAKAFGPVAQALTKQEEKIVAELNDAQGVAMDIGGYYFPNEEQASNAMRPSETLNTILSTLL, encoded by the coding sequence ATGAGTAAAGATACATCAAAGATCATTTACACCATTACTGATGAGGCGCCAGCACTTGCGACTCAATCTCTACTACCTATTATTAAAGCTTATACTGCTTCTTCAGGCATCGATGTCGAAACTCGTGATATCTCATTAGCAGGTCGTGTTATTGCTAATTTCCCTAAGTACTTAACGAAAGAGCAACGTATCGGTGATGCGTTAGCAGAGCTTGGCGAACTAGCGAAAACACCAGAAGCAAACATTATTAAGTTGCCAAACATTAGTGCGTCAATTCCACAATTACAGGCAACGATTAAAGAATTACAAGCGAAAGGTTACAACTTACCAGATTACCCAGAAGAGCCACAAAGTGAAGCGGAAGAGTCAATTAAATTGACTTACGCTAAGGTACTTGGCTCTGCAGTAAACCCTGTACTTCGCGAAGGTAACTCAGATCGCCGCGCACCGGGCTCAGTAAAGCAATACGCGAAAAACAACCCACACTCAATGGGCGCTTGGTCAAGTGAGTCAAAATCTCACGTTGCGCATATGGATGCGGGTGATTTCTACGGTAGCGAAAAATCAACGACAATCAATGGCGCGACTCACGCGAACATTGAATTTGTGGCTGAAAATGGCGATGTAACCTTATTAAAAGAGCATATTGCCCTTGAAGACAAAGAAGTGATTGATGCGTCAGTGATGAACGTGAAAGCACTTGTTGCGTTCTTCGAGCAAGAAATTGAAAAAGCACAGAAAGAAGATGTGTTGTTCTCTTTGCATATGAAAGCAACCATGATGAAGGTTTCTGACCCAATCATCTTCGGTCATTGTGTTAAGGTTTACTACAAATCTGTATTTGAAAAACACGCTGCAGTATTTGACCAATTAGGTGTTGATGCTAACAACGGTATTGGCGATGTTTACGCGAAAATCGGTCGTTTACCGGCTGAGAAGCAAGCTGAAATTGAAGCTGACTTGCAAGCGGTTTACGAAACTCGTCCACCTATGGCAATGGTTGACTCAGATCGCGGCATCACTAACTTGCACGTACCAAGCGATATTATTATCGATGCGTCTATGCCAGCAGCACTTCGTGCATCTGGCCAAATGTGGGGTCCAGACGGTAAGCAAAAAGACACTAAGTTTACGATTCCAGATCGTAACTACGCAGGCGTATACCAAGCAGTAGTTGATTTCTGCCGTGAAAACGGTGCATTCGATCCAACCACTATGGGTACCGTACCGAATGTTGGCCTAATGGCGAAAAAAGCGGAAGAGTACGGCTCACATGACAAAACTTTCACAGCAGCAGCAAACGGAACCATTCGTGTTGTAGACGCAGCAGGCAAAGTGTTACTTGAGCAAGCGGTGGAAGCTGGTGATATTTTCCGTATGTGTCAGGCGAAAGACGCACCAATTCAAGATTGGGTAAAACTAGCGGTTAATCGTTCACGCTTATCTGGTATGCCAGCAGTATTTTGGTTAGACGAAAACCGTGCGCACGATGCTGAGTTAATCAAAAAAGTTAACCAGTACTTGCCAGAGCACGACACTGACGGTTTGGATATTCGTATTCTTGCACCAGTTGATGCTTGTCAGTTCTCACTAGAACGCATGAAAAAAGGCGAAGATACCATTTCTGTGACGGGCAACGTTTTACGTGATTACTTAACTGACTTGTTCCCAATTTTAGAGTTAGGTACATCAGCTAAAATGCTTTCTATCGTGCCACTGATGAACGGTGGTGGGCTATTTGAAACGGGCGCGGGTGGTTCAGCACCTAAGCACGTTCAACAGTTTGAAAAAGAAAACCACTTACGCTGGGATTCTTTAGGTGAGTTCTTAGCACTAGCAGCGTCTTTAGAGCACTTAGCAAACTTTGCTGGTAATGCCAAAGCACAAGTACTTGCTGATACTTTAGATGCAGCAACAGCGAAATTCTTGCAAGAGAACAAATCTCCATCACGCCGTGTTAACGAGCTTGATAACCGTGGTTCTCACTTCTACCTAGCAACTTACTGGGCAGAAGCACTTGCTGCGCAAGATAAAGATGCAGAGCTAGCGAAAGCTTTTGGCCCTGTGGCGCAAGCATTAACTAAGCAAGAAGAGAAAATTGTTGCTGAGTTAAATGATGCACAAGGCGTAGCAATGGACATCGGTGGTTACTACTTCCCGAATGAAGAGCAAGCATCAAACGCTATGCGCCCAAGCGAAACGTTAAACACTATTCTATCGACACTACTATAA
- a CDS encoding Leu/Phe/Val dehydrogenase, with protein MAFFDLVDFDNHEQVVFCSDEKSGLKAIIAVHSTALGAAVGGCRMWDYTTDEEALVDVLRLSKGMTYKNAMAGLAMGGGKSVIIGDASKIKSEALFKAFGQALNGLAGRYISAEDVNITTGDIAIANTETEFVAGVEGRSGNPAPFTALGTFLGLKAAVKHKFHRDDLTDLTVAVQGLGSVGYYLCEHLHNAGAKLIVTDINQEAVNKAQAEFGAHAVGLNDIYDVDCDIYAPCALGATINDTTIDRIKAKIIGGCANNQLAAPKHDQALVDRGILYAPDYVINAGGIINISFEDDYCPDKATQKVEEIYDTLLDVFTKAASTGKPTGMVADEIAREIIAKGGK; from the coding sequence GTGGCGTTTTTCGATTTAGTAGATTTTGACAACCACGAACAAGTCGTATTTTGTAGTGACGAGAAAAGTGGGTTAAAAGCAATTATCGCAGTTCATAGCACAGCCCTAGGTGCCGCAGTTGGTGGCTGTCGGATGTGGGATTACACTACCGATGAAGAAGCACTAGTTGACGTGCTGCGTTTATCAAAGGGCATGACCTATAAAAATGCCATGGCCGGCCTTGCGATGGGTGGTGGTAAGTCAGTAATTATTGGCGATGCTAGTAAAATTAAATCTGAAGCCTTGTTTAAAGCCTTTGGCCAAGCCTTAAATGGCTTAGCGGGACGCTATATCAGCGCTGAAGATGTCAACATCACCACCGGCGATATTGCCATTGCCAATACCGAAACTGAGTTTGTTGCTGGTGTAGAAGGGAGAAGTGGCAACCCAGCCCCTTTTACTGCATTAGGCACATTTTTAGGCTTAAAAGCGGCAGTAAAACACAAATTTCACCGAGATGATTTAACTGACTTAACCGTTGCTGTACAAGGCTTAGGTAGCGTTGGTTATTACTTATGTGAACACCTACATAACGCTGGCGCAAAGTTGATTGTTACCGACATCAATCAAGAAGCAGTCAATAAAGCACAAGCAGAATTTGGTGCACATGCTGTGGGCCTAAATGATATTTACGATGTGGATTGTGATATCTATGCTCCTTGTGCCCTTGGGGCAACCATCAACGACACGACGATTGATCGAATTAAAGCAAAAATTATTGGCGGTTGTGCCAACAACCAGTTAGCTGCACCAAAACACGATCAAGCTTTAGTTGATCGCGGTATTTTATACGCTCCAGATTATGTGATTAATGCTGGTGGCATTATCAATATCTCCTTTGAAGATGATTACTGCCCAGATAAAGCCACTCAAAAAGTTGAAGAGATCTACGATACTTTGTTAGATGTTTTCACCAAGGCAGCATCTACTGGCAAACCAACCGGTATGGTAGCCGATGAAATTGCTCGCGAAATTATCGCTAAAGGCGGCAAATAG